From the genome of Symphalangus syndactylus isolate Jambi chromosome 5, NHGRI_mSymSyn1-v2.1_pri, whole genome shotgun sequence, one region includes:
- the GPRC5D gene encoding G-protein coupled receptor family C group 5 member D isoform X2 produces the protein MYKDCIESTADYFLLCDAEGPWGIILESLAILGIVVTILLLLAFLFLMRKIQDCSQWNVLPTQLLFLLSVLGLFGLTFAFTTQLNEQTAPVRYFLFGVLFALCFSCLLAHASNLVKLVRGCVSFSWTTILCIAIGCSLLQVIIAIEYVTLIMTRGMMFVNMTPCQLNVDFVVLLVYVLFLMVLTFFVSKATFCGPCKNWKQHGRLIFITVLFSIIIWVVWISMLLRGNPQFQRQPQWDDPVVCIALVTNAWVFLLLYILPELCILCRSCRQECPLQGNACPVTAYQHSFQVENQELSRDC, from the coding sequence ATGTACAAGGACTGCATCGAGTCCACTGCAGactattttcttctctgtgatgCCGAGGGGCCATGGGGCATCATTCTGGAGTCCCTGGCAATACTTGGCATCGTGGTCACAATTCTGCTACTCTTAGCATTTCTCTTCCTCATGCGAAAGATCCAAGACTGCAGCCAGTGGAATGTCCTCCCCAcccagctcctcttcctcctgagtGTCCTGGGGCTCTTCGGACTCACTTTTGCCTTCACCACCCAGCTCAATGAACAAACTGCCCCCGTACGCTACTTTCTCTTTGGGGTTCTCTTTGCTCTCTGTTTCTCATGCCTCTTAGCTCATGCCTCCAACCTAGTGAAGCTGGTTCGGGGTTGTGTTTCCTTCTCCTGGACGACAATTCTGTGCATTGCTATTGGTTGCAGTCTGTTGCAGGTCATTATTGCCATCGAGTATGTGACTCTCATCATGACCAGAGGTATGATGTTTGTGAATATGACACCCTGCCAGCTCAATGTGGACTTTGTTGTGCTCCTCGTCTATGTCCTCTTCCTGATGGTCCTCACATTCTTCGTCTCCAAAGCCACCTTCTGTGGCCCATGTAAGAACTGGAAGCAGCATGGAAGGCTCATCTTTATCACTGTGCTTTTCTccatcatcatctgggtggtgtgGATCTCCATGCTCCTGAGAGGCAACCCGCAGTTCCAGCGACAGCCCCAGTGGGACGACCCGGTGGTCTGCATCGCCCTGGTCACCAACGCATGGGTTTTCCTGCTGCTGTACATCCTCCCTGAGCTCTGCATTCTCTGCAGATCGTGTAGGCAGGAGTGCCCTTTACAAGGCAATGCCTGCCCCGTCACAGCCTACCAACACAGCTTCCAAGTGGAGAACCAGGAGCTCTCCAGAG